AGGACGGATCGATCGACTATAACAACATTCAGACTTTTTCCTCGGCGGACTACGCCTTTTTGCTGTCGCTGGCCCAAAAAATCCGGGAGACGGAAAACGGGCGCTGGAGCGTCGGTTTTAATACAAAAATCATTTACCGGGACGTGGGTTCCTTTGCGCACGCCTGGGGTTTTGGTTTTGACGGCGGGCTGCAGTATTTGGGGAAAAAAGGGTCTTTTGGGGTGGTCGTCAAGGATATGACAACGACGTTTAACGCCTGGAGCTTCTCGTTCACGGATGAGGAGAAACAGGCCTTGTACCTTACGGAAAACGACATCCCGGTGAAGTCGACGGAATTGACGGCGCCCCAACTTATTGTGGGGGGCTCGTATTTGTTTCACCTGGGCTCCAGGGTGACCCTGAGACCGGCGATTGACCTGGACGTGACGTTTGACGGAATGCGCAACACGATCATCAGCTCGAACCCGGTGAGCGTCGATCCGCACGTGGGGCTGGAGGCCGGTTACAAGGATTTTATTTTTCTGAGGGCGGGCGTGAACAATTTCCAGCGGGCGCTCGCGGATGGGGATACGCTGGACCAGAAAAGGGTATGGATTTATCAGCCCAGCATAGGGGCGGGGTTCAAGATCAAGTTCGTGACGATCGACTATGCGTTTACCAACCTTGCGAATCAATCTGATCCGTTGTATACGAATATCTTTTCATTGAAGTTCGACCTGGGCCCGTTGCCCAGGAAGTAGAAACCCTATTGATCCGTCTTATGAACCGTACTGGCTTCAGGCTGCTTCTGACCGTCCTTCTCATGGCCTTTTGTGGCTATGCAGGGGCGCAGGCCTATAACAACGAATGGATTGATTTTTCCAAGACCTATTACAAATTCAAGGTAGGCTCCGACGGAGTGTACCGCATCAGTCAGTCGGTGCTTACCGCGGCCGGGCTGGGGACGGCGGACGCGTCGACTTTCCAGCTGTGGCGTAACGGTGTACAGGTGCCGATCTATACCACTTCGCCTTCGGGGATTCTCCCGGCGAACGGCTATATCGAATTTTACGGCAGGATCAACGACGGCAAACCGGACAATCCATTGTACCTGCAGCCTACGTTCCAGACGTGCGATCACTGGAGCCTGGAAACGGACACGGCGGTGTATTTCCTGACGGTCAATCCCGGGGGCGGCAACCTCCGGGTCAGCGACGTGCCGAACACGGTAGCAACCAACCACCTGGCGCCGGAGCCTTACTATATGTGCCGCACCGGCAACTATTTCAAGGCCTGGGACAACGGCGTCTACCTGACGGTCGACGGCAGCTATATCATCTCCTCTTCCTATGATGCCGGTGAGGGGTACATCGATGGAAACGGATACTTTGTCGGCAGCCCTTTCAGCAACACCTTTTCTGGTCTAAATGTGTACGCGGCGGGTCCGCCGTCGACGGTAAGGATCGGGTTGGCCAACCTCTCCTTTGAAAACCGGACGATGGAATTGGCGTACAATACGGGGGGCGCCAGCCATGTATTGAAGGACACGGCGATCAGCCAGACACAGGGGTTCAAGATTTCCGGAACCGTACCCACGAGCCAACTGGCTGCCGGAACGGTGGGCGTGACGATGACGGACGTCAACGGGGACGGGAACGACGAGTTTACGGTGGGGTTCACCGAGGTGACCTATCCGAGCCCGTTTTCGTTCGGGGGCGGCAACCATGCTTTTTTCACCTTTCCCGCCAGCGATACGGGAAATTATTTGCAGGTAACTTCTTTCACTTATGGGGCCGTGGCACCCGTGCTCCTGGACCTGACCAACGGGCTGCGCATCACCGGTGATCTAACGGTTCCGGGTATGGTACAGTTTGTGTTGCCGGCGTCGATGACGAACCGGGAACTGGCGCTGATCAGCGAGGACCCCGGTACCATCCAGCAAGTGACGTCGCTTCAGACCAAACAATTCACCAATTTTGCCCTGGCGGCGAACCAGGGGGATTTTCTGGTCATCAGCAATCCCCTTTTGTACAACGACGGCAGCGGGAACAACAACGTGGAGGCCTATCGCAGTTACCGGGCGTCGGCTGCAGGGGGCGGGTACAATGCCAAGACCATCGACATTGGGGAATTGGTGGACCAGTTTGCCTTTGGGATCAAAATGCATCCCTTGTCCATAAAGAACTTTCTGAGGTACGCCCGGAACGTTTTTACGGCAAAGCCCAAGTTTGCCTTTTTGATCGGGAAGGCCGTTGCATATCCATACGTTAAGTCGTGGGAAAATATCCCCACGATCTATAAGCTGGCCCTCCTGCCTACGTTTGGCAACCCCCCCTCGGACATGTTGCTGGCGAACGACGGAAACCAGTTCGGTGGGAATGCGACCCCGCTGGGCCGGTTGAGCGTGGTCAACGGGGCCGAGATCGCGCCCTATCTCCAAAAGGTCAAGGAATACGAGCTGTTGCAAAACAACTATACCGGGACGATCGCCGGCGAAGCCTGGAAAAAGAACGTCATCCATGTCGTAGGGGCGGATGCCCTCGCGGGGGATATTATCCAGTTGGACCTGCAAAAATACCAGGGCATCATTTCCGATACGGCTTACGGGGGGCTTGTGTATACTTTCCGGAAAACCAGCACGACCAACGTACAGGACCTTTCGAACCAGCAGATCACCGATCTTTTCTCTTCCGGGGTAGGGTTGGTCAACTATTTCGGACACTCTTCCTCG
This sequence is a window from Dinghuibacter silviterrae. Protein-coding genes within it:
- a CDS encoding putative type IX sorting system protein PorV2, producing the protein MTYIQYSVNTITRLFLLSFASFCLALRGRAQFVTYSNDFLNIGAGAAGLAMGGAQVSSVKDATAGYYNPAGLMGVKDKPDFALMHAEYFAGIGKYDYASAAFPINDGKRVLGLSLLRFAVDDIPNTLYLVNPQDGSIDYNNIQTFSSADYAFLLSLAQKIRETENGRWSVGFNTKIIYRDVGSFAHAWGFGFDGGLQYLGKKGSFGVVVKDMTTTFNAWSFSFTDEEKQALYLTENDIPVKSTELTAPQLIVGGSYLFHLGSRVTLRPAIDLDVTFDGMRNTIISSNPVSVDPHVGLEAGYKDFIFLRAGVNNFQRALADGDTLDQKRVWIYQPSIGAGFKIKFVTIDYAFTNLANQSDPLYTNIFSLKFDLGPLPRK